Proteins from one Desmodus rotundus isolate HL8 chromosome 9, HLdesRot8A.1, whole genome shotgun sequence genomic window:
- the LOC128779247 gene encoding histone-lysine N-methyltransferase PRDM9-like, whose amino-acid sequence MNRDGTPQERPEGEAGRTGRKPQAEEAWKDVSLYFSGDEWAAMGDWEKGWHPNRKRNFDVLLSRGLRAPRPPFMCHRPRRPAAELQEEDPGDSDEEWTPRQQVKPSWVTFRRERSEHQKATSRVPLSNEYSLKELSGTANLMTASDSEQAQNPASPPGEACAFGRHTRQKSELRREEIDVEMYSLREEIGEPQDDDYLYCQKCQNFFIDSCAVHGPPAFVKDSAADKGHPNRSALTLPPGLRIGPSGIPEAGLGVWNEAADLPVGLHFGPYEGHITEDEEAAKSRYSWLIAKGRNCYEYVDGKDKSWANWMRYVNCARDDEEQNLVAFQYHRQIFYRTCRVVRPGCELLVWCGDEYGQELGSKWGSKWKRELVAGRAEPQPEIHPCPSCSLAFSSQKFLSQHVKHSHPSQSLLGTSARKHLQAEEPCLEDQNQQQQQTSTHSWKDKAEGQEVKETSKPLLQRISQRRISRPFSQPSKEPMRSSSEHERMMEEEPHRGQKERPEDTGKLFVKVGLSRTVTIEHGGCSQSFSDGSHLIRGQRTHSGEKPYVCRECGRGFTRQSHLITHQRTHSGKKPYVCRECGRGFTWKSNLTTHQRIHSGEKPYVCRECGRGFTRNSVLIRHQRIHSGEKPYVCRECGRGFTYKSVLITHQRTHSGEKPYVCRECGRGFTRRSDLITHHRTHSGEKPYVCRECGRGFTRKSDLITHQRIHSGEKPYVCRECGRGFTRQSHRIRHQRTHSGEKPYVCRECGRGFTRQSHLIRHQRTHSGERPHVCRECGRGFTRKSHLITHQRTHSGEKPYVCRECGRGFTRKSDLITHQRTHSGQKPYVCRECGRGFTRKSVLITHQRTHSGEKPYVCRECGRGFTRKSDLIRHQRTHSGQKPYVCRECGRGFTRKSVLITHQRTHSGEKPYVCRECGRGFTRKSDLIRHQRTHSGKKPYVCRDCGRGFTQKSHLITHQRAHSGEKPYVCRECGRGFTRQSHLITHQRTHSGEKPYVCRECGRGFTRKSDLITHQGTHSGEKAYVCRWTE is encoded by the exons GGCGATGGGAGACTGGGAGAAAGGCTGGCACCCGAACCGGAAGAGGAACTTCGACGTGCTCCTCAGTCGAG GTCTCAGGGCCCCGCGACCCCCTTTCATGTGTCACCGCCCCCGCAGGCCAGCTGCGGAGCTCCAGGAGGAGGACCCTGGGGACTCTGATGAAGAGTGGACTCCCAGGCAGcaag TGAAACCTTCTTGGGTGACCTTCAGAAGGGAACGGAGTGAACACCAGAAG GCAACATCCAGGGTGCCGTTAAGCAATGAGTACAGTTTGAAGGAATTGTCAGGAACAGCAAATTTGATGACTGCAAGTGACTCAGAGCAGGCCCAGAATCCAGCGTCCCCGCCTGGAGAAGCGTGTGCCTTTGGACGGCACACTAGACAAAAATCAG AACTCAGGAGAGAGGAGATTGACGTGGAGATGTACAGCCTACGAGAAGAGATCGGCGAGCCCCAGGATGATGACTACCTCT ATTGTCAGAAGTGTCAGAACTTCTTCATCGACAGCTGTGCTGTGCATGGGCCCCCTGCATTTGTAAAGGACAGTGCAGCGGACAAGGGGCATCCCAACCGCTcggccctcaccctgccccctgggtTGAGAATCGGGCCATCGGGCATCCCTGAGGCTGGGCTTGGAGTGTGGAATGAGGCAGCTGATTTGCCAGTGGGTCTGCACTTTGGCCCTTATGAAGGACACATCACAGAAGATGAAGAGGCAGCCAAGAGCAGATACTCCTGGCTG ATCGCCAAGGGGAGAAACTGCTATGAGTATGTGGATGGAAAGGACAAATCCTGGGCCAACTGGATGAG GTATGTGAACTGCGCCCGGGATGATGAAGAGCAGAACCTGGTGGCCTTTCAATACCACAGGCAGATTTTCTACCGAACCTGCCGGGTCGTCAGGCCGGGCTGTGAGCTGCTGGTCTGGTGCGGGGACGAGTatggccaggagctgggcagcAAGTGGGGCAGCAAGTGGAAGAGAGAGCTCGTAGCCGGGAGAG CGGAACCACAGCCAGAGATCCACCCAtgtccctcctgctctctggccTTCTCCAGTCAGAAGTTCCTCAGCCAACACGTGAAACACAGCCACCCCTCTCAGAGTCTCCTGGGAACATCTGCAAGAAAACACCTCCAAGCAGAGGAACCCTGCCTAGAGGATCAGaatcagcagcagcaacaaactAGTACTCACAGTTGGAAAGATAAAGCTGAAGGTCAAGAGGTcaaagaaacgtccaaacctttGCTTCAAAGGATCAGTCAGAGGAGAATCTCAAGACCCTTTTCCCAACCTTCCAAAGAACCAATGAGGAGCTCCAGCGAGCATGAGAGAATGATGGAGGAAGAGCCCCATAGAGGCCAGAAAGAGAGACCAGAGGACACAGGCAAGTTGTTTGTGAAAGTAGGATTGTCAAGAACTGTAACAATCGAGCATGGAGGGTGTTCGCAAAGCTTCAGTGATGGGTCACATCTCATTAGaggccagaggacacactcaggggagaagccctatgtctgcagggagtgtgggagaggctttACACGGcagtcacatctcatcacacaccagaggacacactcagggaaGAAGCCCTATgtctgcagggagtgtgggcgaggctttacctgGAAGTCAAATCTTACCACACACCAGAGgatacactcaggggagaagccctatgtctgcagggagtgtgggcgaggttTTACACGGAACTCAGTTCTCATAAGACACCAGAGgatacactcaggggagaagccctatgtttgcagggagtgcggGCGAGGCTTTACATACAAAtcagttctcatcacacaccaaaggacacactcaggggagaagccctatgtttgcagggagtgtgggcgaggctttacacgcaGGTCAGATCTCATCACACACCacaggacacactcaggggagaagccctatgtctgcagggagtgtgggcgaggctttacacgcaagtcagatctcatcacacaccagaggatacactcaggggagaagccctatgtttgcagggagtgtgggcgaggctttacacggcAGTCCCATCGCAtcagacaccagaggacacactcaggggagaagccctatgtctgcagggagtgtgggagaggctttACACGGCAGTCACAtctcatcagacaccagaggacacactcaggggagaggccccatgtttgcagggagtgtgggcgaggctttacacggaagtcacatctcatcacacaccagaggacacactcaggggagaagccctatgtctgcagggagtgtgggcgag gctttacacgcaagtcagatctcatcacacaccagaggacacactcagggcagaagccctatgtttgcagggagtgtgggcgaggctttacacggaagtcagttctcatcacacaccagaggacacactcaggggagaagccctatgtctgcagggagtgtgggcgaggctttacacgcaagtcagatctcatcagacaccagaggacacactcagggcagaagccctatgtttgcagggagtgtgggcgaggctttacacggaagtcagttctcatcacacaccagaggacacactcaggggagaagccctatgtctgcagggagtgtgggcgaggctttacacgcaagtcagatctcatcagacaccagaggacacactcagggaagaagccctatgtttgcagggactgtgggcgaggctttacacagaagtcacatctcatcacacaccagagggcacattcaggggagaagccctatgtctgcagggagtgtgggagaggctttACACGGcagtcacatctcatcacacaccagaggacacactcaggggagaagccctatgtctgcagggagtgtgggcgaggctttacacgcaagtcagatctcatcacacaccaggggacacactcaggggagaaggcCTATGTTTGCAGGTGGACTGAGTGA
- the LOC139441146 gene encoding histone-lysine N-methyltransferase PRDM9-like, producing the protein MSAGSGVRARRGFTWKSNLTTHQRIHSGEKPYVCRECGRGFTRKSHLITHQRTHSGEKPYVCRECGRGFTRNSVLIRHQRIHSGEKPYVCRECGRGFTYKSVLITHQTTHSGEKPYVCRECGRGFTRQSHLIRHQRTHSGEKPYDCRECGRGFTRQSHLIRHQRTHSGEKPHVCRECGRGFTRKSHLITHQRTHSGKTPYVCRECGRGFTWKSNLTTHQRIHSGEKPYVCRECGRGFTRQSHLITHQRTHSGEKPYVCRECGRGFTRNSVLITHQRTHSGEKPYVCRECGRGFTYKSVLITHQRTHSGEKPYVCRECGRGFTRKSDLITHQRAHSGEKPYVCRECGSGFTRKSHLITHQRTHSGENPYVCRECGRGFTWKSNLTTHQRIHSGEKPYVCRECGSGFTRK; encoded by the exons ATgtctgcagggagt GGAGTGAGGGCGAGGCGAGGCTTTACCTGGAAGTCAAATCTTACCACACACCAGAGgatacactcaggggagaagccctatgtttgcagggagtgtgggcgaggctttacacggaagtcacatctcatcacacaccagaggacacactccggggagaagccctatgtttgcagggagtgtgggagaggttTTACACGGAACTCAGTTCTCATAAGACACCAGAGgatacactcaggggagaagccctatgtttgcagggagtgcggGCGAGGCTTTACATACAAAtcagttctcatcacacaccaaaCGACACACtccggggagaagccctatgtttgcagggagtgtgggcgaggctttacacggcAGTCCCAtctcatcagacaccagaggacacactcaggggagaagccctatgactgcagggagtgtgggagaggctttACACGGCAGTCACAtctcatcagacaccagaggacacactcaggggagaagccccatgtttgcagggagtgtgggcgaggctttacacggaagtcacatctcatcacacaccagaggacacactcagggaaGACGCCCTATgtctgcagggagtgtgggcgaggctttacctgGAAGTCAAATCTTACCACACACCAGAGgatacactcaggggagaagccctatgtttgcagggagtgtgggcgaggctttacacggcagtcacatctcatcacacaccaaaGGACACACtccggggagaagccctatgtttgcagggagtgtgggagaggttTTACACGGAActcagttctcatcacacaccagaggacacactcaggagagaagccctatgtttgcagggagtgtgggcgaggctttacataCAAAtcagttctcatcacacaccaaaGGACACACtccggggagaagccctatgtttgcagggagtgtgggcgaggctttacacgcaagtcagatctcatcacacaccagagggcACAttcaggagagaagccctatgtctgcagggagtgtgggagtgGCTTTACAcggaagtcacatctcatcacacaccagaggacacactcaggggagaaccCCTATgtctgcagggagtgtgggcgaggctttacctgGAAGTCAAATCTTACCACACACCAGAGgatacactcaggggagaagccctatgtctgcagggagtgtgggagtgGCTTTACACGGAAGTga